The following is a genomic window from Sphaerotilus microaerophilus.
GGTGGCAGCTCTTGCGCGGTTCGGTTCTGCCGCCCAGGGCGATCCAATCTATGAGGCTGGCGTGCAATTGGGGCGGTTGCTGCGTACGGCGTTTTTGGCTGACTACTTTGTCAAGGACGCTTTCAGGAACGAGTTGCGCCGGGTGCTCAATCGGGGCGAGGCTGTTAACGCCCTCAAGCGCGCCATTTATACCGGCCGGATCAGCCCGGCGCAGGCCAAACGTGTCGATGAAATGCAGGCTGTGGCCGATGCGTTGAGCCTGATGGCCAACATCGTGATGGCGTGGAATACCTCACAGATGCAGGCGGTCCTGGATCGCTGGTCGAACCGCCGCCAGGTCATTCCACCGGAACTGATCGGGAAGATTGCGCCCACCAGGCTGGAGAGCATCAACTTGCGGGGTGTGTTTCGCTTCCCGGTTGACCGCTATGCTGACCAAATCCTGCCTTCGCGGCCAAATGCATCGATAACTGGCACCAATGGATGAAACCGACCACGGTTTGACGCCACGAATCGCAGATTTGAAAGTGAACAGGAAAGTCAATGAAATCAACGATCTACCAACACCACCTCCGCGCCAGTGCTAGCTTTTCGTACCGTCACTTATTGCACTGAAAACGAGGAGACCCCGTTCCTTGATCGTGTTGTGTTCCAGCTTCTGTTCGGTCATTCCGTGTATCCCATGTATGTGATTTGCGTGCTGCCCTGACCGCACGCATTCTACACAGGTTCATACGATATACCGAAGTCTTTTGACGAGCAAGCAAACGGAATGACGGATTTAGTGTTTTCAATCGTGTCCCGAGCTGATCGCAATAGAAACAACGCGGCGCATGCTCCGTGCGCCTCGCACCGAACCTATGGCTTGCGTTGTGGGTGTTCCGGGGGTTGAGCCACCCCGGCGGGCTTTAGCGGCTAAAAAGTGCTGGCTTCTGCTGGCTCAGTTCCTTGCCGCGTCCCTTCCCTGCTTTCTTTCTTGGCGTCCTACCCCCGGAGCTTCTTGCGGGCGGCCTCGCCCCACTTCTTGACGATGAATGCCTGATGCGACGGTAGCACCGCCGCCACTCGCTCGAAACCGGCAGGAAGGCTCTGCGGAGCCTTGCCGCCGGCCAGGGCATCGAGCGTGTCCTTGTCCAAGTCGGTTGATTCAAGCAGAAGGGGCAACGGCGCATCAAGGGCCTTGGCAATGTCCTGCATGACCTTGAGGGACGGATTGGCCTTGCCCGTAGTGAGATCGGACAGGAAGGAGATCGAAACCCCCGACCTGTCCGATAGCTCCTTTTTCGTCATGTGGCGCTCATCAAGCAGCCGCAGCACGTTCGTGAAGAAGATGTAGTTATACAAAGGCGTCGCCTTGCGCATGGGCGGCTCGAAATTTTAGCCGCTAAAGTTCTTGACCTCGGAATTAGGTTTAGCTAAACTCTAGGCTTCATCACAGCCTGGAGAGCTACGCATGAGCCATAACCAATTCCAGTTTATCGGCAATCTTACCCGTGATACTGATGTTCGCCATAGCGAAAACAGCGCCCGCGCCGTATTCGACCTGGCCGTGAACCGCGTGTGGCGCGACCGCGCCGGCGAGAAGAAAGAGCAAACCGACTTCTTCCGCATCAAGTCGTTTGCCGGCCTGGCAGAGAACGCGGGCAAGTACCTTGGCAAAGGCTCCAAGGTGTTCGTCCAGGGCCGCATCGAGCCGACGAAGTTCGAGAAGGACGGCCAGACCGAGTACGGCTTTGACTTCATCGCCGACGTGATCGAGTACCTGGATACCAAGGAACCAGGCGGCAAATGAGAAACGCGCCCGGCCACAGGCCGGGCGTTATGCTAGGAGGACGAAGATATGCCGGACAGTTTCGACGAGCAGGGCTACCGCCGCAAGCTCATCGACGGCGGGTTGAGTGAGGCCGACGCGACGGCGCTTGCCCGCCGCTACGCGGCCGAGCGCAACGCGCAGGCCGGCACCGCCGGCGGGGCTTTCCGCCCCGCCGGTTCCCTCTTCGAGCTGCCGGACGGGCCGGCAGCGCCGGAGCCACCGCCACCGCCGCCCAGCGCGGCCGTGGCGCGCTCCGAGCGGATGGCGGCCGAGTCGGCCGAGCTGGCGCGGACTATGGGCCTTCCGCCCGAGCCGCGAACCGTGGTCAACACCTTGGCCGAGAAAGTCAGCGGCGTGACCGCCGAACGGAGAACGCAACAGATGGCGACCAAGAAAACGACCGAGAAGCCGGCCAGTGCCACCGGCGAGCTGGCCGAGCAGGTCAGCCAGGCCAAGCAGGCCGCCTTGCTCAAGCACACGAAGCAGCAGATCAAGGACATGCAGCTTTCCTTGTTCGACCTCGCGCCGTGGCCCGACCACATGCGGGCCATGCCCAACGACTTCGGCCGGTCGGCGATCTTCACGACCAGGAACAAGAAGGTGCCCCGCGCCGCCTTGCAGCGCGAGGCGATCTACCACATCAGCAAGGACGTGGAGATCACCTTTACCGGCATCGAGCTACGCGCCGACAGCGACGAGCTGGTGTTTGCCCAGGTGCTCGAATACGCGAAGCGCACGCCGCTGGGCGAGCCGGTCACGTTCACGTTCTACGAGATTTGCCAGGACTTGGGCTGGTCGATCAATGGCCGCTACTACAAGCAGGCCGAGGACTGCCTTTCGCGGCTGCAAGCGTCCGCGATGCAGTTCTCTTCCCAGCGGCTGGGCCGCCTGGAATCCGTGTCGCTGATCCGGCGCTTCCGCATCCTGGATCGCGGCAAGCGCACGTCGCGCTGCCAGGTCGAGATCGACACCGAAATGGTGGTGCTGTTCGCCGGCGACCACTACACGAAATTCGTGTGGGAGAAGTACCGCAAGCTGTCGCCCACCGCGCGGCGGATGTTCGACTACTTTGCCACGCACAAGGAGCCGTACCCGCTCAAGCTGGAGACGTTCCGGCTCATGTGCGGTTCGGATTCCACCCGCGTGAAGAAGTGGCGCGAGCAGGTCAGCGAGGCATGCGACGAGCTGCGCGAAAACGGCCTGGTGGACAGCGCCTGGATCAATGACGACCTGGTGCATTGCAAGCGATGACCGCCGCCCTGCCCCTGGAGAGCCGCCCGAGATCGAGGCGGCTTTTTTTCTCGAGCATCGCCGCTTCTGACGAGGGAGTTCCGGCCACCTGGTCGCGCGCACGTCGAGCTGCAGCATCGTCATTTCCGGCGAGGCTGGCCACGTCCAGGCCACGGTCGACCATCGCCACCTTTGACGATGAACCGAGGGCCCCATCGCCAGTTCCGACGATGACGGCCGACGCCGGCGCTGGATCTCGCATCGCCGCTTCTGACGATGAGATCCACCCTTTGACACTTGAGGGGCCGAGCTGCGGGGGATTCTCCCGGCCGGCGGCCGCGAGAACCGGCTATGTCGTGCTGCGCATCGAGCCAGGCGGCAGAGCCGCCCGTCTCGCCCCTGGCGGGCTTCCAGCGCCTTCCCGACGCTCACCGGGCCGGTGGCCCTCGCCGCTGGGCTTTGCGGCCCTGACGGGCCTTCCTGGCCCGTTTCCGGGGCCTTCCCTGCCCTGCCCCACCGGCGCGGCCGTTGTGGACAGTTTCGGGACAAGTCGGCCGAGGCCGGCCGGCGCAGCCCTGACGTTGACACTTGAGGGGCAGCGGGGCCGGCGCGATGTTGACACTTGGGGGGCAGCGGCCGATTTCGGCCTGGTCGAGCCGTCCAGGCGGCCGCCGAGGCGGCCTAAGTGCCTGATCGGCATGGAGTTATCCACCGAAGTTGTGGATAACCCTGTTAGGAACCCTGCCCCGGTATTGACACTTGAGGGGCGGCCCTACTGACACTTGAGGGGCGCGGTTCTTGACACTTGAGGGGCAGCGTATTGACACATGGGGGGCTTATCCATTGACACTTGAGGGGCGGCCTCTTCGCACTTTTCCTTGGCGTGACAACGGTTTACGCGCGTTTTTCGGTCATGCTAACCAGGTTTTTAACCGTCTTTATAACCTTTTTATATAACCAGGTAGTTTTAACCAGAGGCTGGCGAAAAAAACGGCAACACGGCCCAAGCTGCCGCGCAGCATGACCGGCCGCCGAAGGGGGGAAACCCCCCTTCTCGATCCCACCCGGCCGCAAGCGGCCTCCCATCCCCCCAGGGGCTACGCCCCTCGGCCGCCTTGCGGCCTCACCCCACAATGGAGCGCCTTCGGCGCTACGGCTTAGGAGAGCCAGGCGCAAGCGCCTGGCGGAAGGCAGTAAGTTCGAGAGCTTGCGAGGGGGCAAAGCCCCCTCACACTCCCCAACCAGGTCGCCGCGGTTCGACCGGCCGCGCGATCCTCAAGCATCGCAGCAGCTCCACCGCCGCAGGTTTTACGCCAAGGAAGGGGGTCGGCCAGCTCGGCCGGTGGCGCGGAAAGCGCCCCTCAAGTGTCAATGAAACGTGAGACGCGGGGCCAGGCCCGCGCCGATCACAAGCCGAGTTCGGAGTGAGAGCCGAGGCGCACCAGGCGCAGCGTGTCGGCGTCGGGCTTCTGGTAGATCAGCACCAGGTCGGGCTTGACGTGGCAATCCCGGTGATCCTTCCAGTCCCCGGTCAGCGCGTGGTCGCGGTGCCGAGGTTCCAGCGGCTGGTCGTCGGCGAGCGCGACCAGGACGGGCACCAGGTCGGCGTCGAGCGTGGCCCGGTGCTGCCCTTTCGCCTCGCGCTTGTAGTCGCGCTTGAACTGGCCGGTGCGCTCAATCTGCCGCATGCAGATCGGCCATCAGATCGTTGACGGTGGCGAAGCGCGGCAGCTTGCCCTTGCGGGCTTCCTTCATCGCCTCGATGGTGGTGGCGTTCGGAATCAGCGGCTCGAAGGGCAGCGCCTTGTCCTGGGCCACCTTCGTGAGCAGCAGCCGCACCGCGTCGGACACGGTAAGGCCCATCGCGGCCAGGACGGCCGCCGCTTCTTCCTTGATCGCGCCGTCGATGCGCGTTTGTACGAGCTGGTTTGCAGCCATGATTGGTTCTCCGGTTGGGTTCGTGAATTACATTGTAATGCACGCCAAGGGAAAGGGCAAGGTTTAGCGGCCAAAAAGTTTAGCTAAAGTGCTTGACGATTAGGACATTTTGCCCTAATATAGCACTTGAAGGCCGGGCATTTCGCCCAGGTCAACTACCGGAGAAAGTCCGATGAACACCCAAGAGCAACCCGTTACCGCTTCCCTGGTCGCCGAGGCCCAGCGCCTCGACTTCCTGCCCGCCTACTTCGGCCCGCGTCTGATGATGCGCGGCGAGGCCCTGGTGTATGCCTGGCTTCGCCGGCTCTGCGAACGCTACAGCGGCGCGTATTGGCACTACTACACCTTGTCGGACGGCGGTTTTTACATGGCCCCCGACCTGGCCGACCGCCTGGAGATCGAGGTGGACGGCAACGGCTTCCGAGGCGAGTTGTCGGCCGACGCCGCCGGCATTGTCGCAACCCTGTTCGCGCTGGGCCAGCTCGCGGCCGAGGCCGCCGACACGGACGCCGGCGATGCCCTGATCGACCGCTATCACTTCCTGCGCGGCTTCGCAGCCAGCCACGCCGAGGCGGCCGCGATCTACCGGGCTATTGACTGATGAGGGGCGGCCCCGGCTTCGGCCGGGGCTTCCAGGAGGCGACCATGACCAGGAACAACGCTCCCCAGGCACCGACGAACAGCTACGCGACGGACGGCAAGTGCCACAACGCCGAGCCGGGCACCTACGGCCACGAATGCGGCAAGCCGGCCGCATGGATCGGCACGAACCACAAGGGGTTCAGCTCGGGATTCTGCGACGACTGCAAGCGCCACGGCTACGAAGCCCGCGACGTGATCGCGTGGCGGCGTGCTGACACTTGAGGGGCCGGCCGATGGCGAAGAAACGCAAGACGCCGGCCCAGCCGGGCCAGGACTGGAACGCGCCGGCGGCCGAGCTGCTGGCCGAGCTGCCCACCGAACGCGACGAGCTGCTGGCCGCCGCCGTGGCGGCCGTGGTGGAGATCGACGCGGCGATCATGCGCGGCGACGGTGCGGCCGCCGAGGCGGCCAGCGACCGATACGAGGCCGTCATCTGGAAGATGAACGGCGGAACGCACGTGGGCAGCATGGCCGACCACGACGCGCCCGGCCAGGTCATCGAGCGCCATTGCGCGGCGGTGCCTGGCGACGTGCCCTTGTGGGGCCAGCGCGGCCAGTTCCTGGTCGCGGATGGCGACATGCGCGCCCTGGTGGAGTACGAGGCCGGCTACGGCGGGCCGCTGGGTGCCCACTTCCAGTTCCACGTCATCGACCTGGACAGGCCGTTTATCTCCGAAACGGGCTACCGCTCGCACTTCGACACGGCGCAGGGCTGCATGACGGTGGACGAGGTTGCGCGCGGCATCCTGGCTGCGCAGCGAGCCGAGAAGAAGCGCCCGGTGATGGTCGAGGCCAGCTACCGCGACCGCCTGGCCGATGCTCCCCTGCCCGCTTGGCTGGCCGGCCTGGAGCCGCCGGCGCGGCGCGAACCGGCGACCGTCCTGGTGCCGCCGGGGTTCGTCCTGGTCGATGTGGTGCTGCCCTCGCATCGGGCCTTCATCGCCAGGCGCTGGGCGGCCGAGGCCGCGACCAGGATCAAGGCGGCCAGGGCCGCCGGGTTGGACGCCAAGGGAAAAATCACCGGCGCAGGCCCGGAGCGAGATCCCGCATCGCCAGAAACGACGATGACCTGCAGCATCGTCAAAGCCGACGATGCCGAGCCGGTCGAGGGCGGGCCTGTATCGCCGGAAACGACGATGCCGGGAGCGAGCGCGGCAACCTGCAGCATCGCCAGGAATGGCGATGGAGGCCCGGCCGACCGGGTGGAGTTCAAGCCCGGCCAGCGGTGCGAGATCGTGAGCGTCCATCACCCGGTTTTCGACCGCTACATCGGCAAGCGCATCATCATCGTGAAGGTGCATCCCGACACCCGCCAGGTGTGGGCGCACGACGACAGGCCGGTAACGTACAAGACCAATCGCGCAGGCCGGCGCGTGGTCGATTCAGACCCGAGCTGCATCCAGTCGATCTACGGCTTCGACCAGTTGCGGCTTATCACTTGACCAGGAGAACGAACGAATGACGAACGACGCCAATATCCGGCTGGAGTGCTTGAAGCCGGCCGAACGCTGGGCACAACCGACCGGCGAGGAAGTCCGCGAGGTGCTGCGCCTGGCCGGGTTCAGCGGCAGCAAGGCCGCGAAGGCGCTGGGGCTGGGCGCGAAGGGCGACCGCACGATCCGCCGCTGGATCGGCGAGGACACCCCGATTCCCTATGCGGCATGGGCGATCCTGTGCGACCTGGCCGGGCTGGGCGTGATCTGGAAAGAGGATTGACGCCAAGGGAAAGGTTTTAGCGGCTAAAGTTTAGCCTTCGGATTCCGGTAAAGCGAAAAAAGTTTAGCTAAAGTGCTTGACAGGCTAGGGCATTTTGCCCTAATATAGCACTTGAAGGCCGGGCACATCGCCCAGGTCAACTACCGGAGAAAGTCCGATGAGCGACAACAAGATCATGCCCTGGATTGACGAGCTGGAGGGCGCGGCAGCGACCGACTTCCCGGCCCGCCGTGACGAGATCGCGGCCATGATGGCCGAGGCGGCCGAGCTGGTGCGCAAAGCCGAGGAACTGCGCGGCAAGGCGTACTTCGCCGGATGCTCCCTGGAGGGGCAGGCCAAGGGCCATTGGTCGATGGAAGCCGTCGAGCAGGCCAAGCGCCGGGCCGGCTGGTAAGAGCACATGGCCCGGTCGGCAACGGCCGGGCCTATCGAGGACGCCAAGAAGGGAGTATTGCGTGAGCCGAGGCAAGATCAAGGGCGGCCCCAGGTGGAGGAACGCCCCGGAGTGATCCGGGGCGCTTGGCCTGGTGCTGGCACACCGTAACCATGCTTCCGAGTGGGAGCACCCAGCATTCAACACGTAAGCGCGTGGAGGGTCAAGCTATGTCCAACATCATCAAGTTCCCCAAGGAGATCGAGCAGCCCGCCGCGCCCGCGCCGGTGGAGCCTGCCGCCGCGCCTGCTGCCCCCAACAAGGCCCCCGGTGCTGGCCTGCTGGCCGGCCTGGTCAAGTTCGTATGGGTGGCGACCGTGTTGGTCTGGCCGATCCTCAAGTGGGTGCTGTCGATTGCCACCTTCTTTCAGTTCGTGCGGATGCTCTACCACTGGAACACGCCTGGCGTGTATGCCGGCTGGTCGTTCCTGGTGTACTTCGCGGTGCTGACCGCGATCACCTACTTCGTTTCGATCTACAAGCCGAAGGGGCTTTGACATGAAAAAACAGACCCTGCCCTACCCGCCGGGATTCGTGGAGCCAACCACGGGCCGCGTGGCCGTCCTGGTGCGCGAGTACGCGGCCAGCGATTTGAACGGCGATGCGCCGGCCTATTGGTACAGCGCGCAATCCGAGGAATGGGGCCTTGACCCCTGGCGGCTCGTTGAAGGCGTCGATCCGCATGTGCATGGCGGTTCGTTCGACGTGTGCTTTGCGAGCGGCGGCACGCGCACCGTGGGGCCGTTGATGACGTTCTTCGTGAGCGCCGACCACGCGCAGCAGCTCGCAGTTTCGCGCGCCGCGTCGCAGATGGGGCGCTACGGAATGCGGGTGGTCGAGGTTCAGCAAGGCCCCGACGACCTCAAGCGCCTAGCCGCGCTGTATTCGGATGACGCCAAGAAGGGGTGATTTTTAGCCGCTAAAAGGCTTGACGCGCCCGGCGAGTTTAGCTAAACTTCTGCACATGGTCGGCGGCTGGCACCGCCTTTTGTTCAACAACCGGGTGTGGAGTTTATATGGGTGTTCTCCATGAAGAAACGGCTAACCGAAGCCCAATTCCAGGCGGCGATCAAGGGCCTGGAGATCGGGCAACAGACCATCGACATAGCGCGCGGCGTGCTGGTCGATGGAAGGCCCCAGGCCGAGTTTGTGGCCTCGCTGGGGCTGACCAAGGGGGCGGTATCGCAAGCGGTCAGTCGCGTGTGGGCAGCGGCGGGGGAAGTGCTCCCGCAGGGCTTCGCGCGGGTGACGGCGGTACTGCCGGAGCATCAAGCGTTCATCGTCAAGCGTTGGGAAGCCGACGCCAAGGGAAAGAGGAAACAGGAACCCAACTCATGAAAACACTGGTCACGGCAATTCAGAAAGGCGGACAGGGCAAGACCTTCGCAACCTGCCACCTGGCGTTCGACTTCCAGGAGCGCGGCCTTCGGGTTGCAGTGATCGACCTGGACACCCAGGGCAATGCAAGCTGGACGCTGGCCGGCCACGACTCGGGCTATCCCGCCAGTCGCATGTTCACCGCCGGCGGCGACGAGCTGCGCGCCTGGTTCGCTGGCCGGGAGGATGACGGCCTGGCGCTGATCGCGGCCGATGCCAGCCTGGCCAACCTGGACAAGATGGACTTGGCCCAGGCCGCCGGCGCGCTGCGGGCCAGCATCGCGGCGCTAGGCGAGTTCTTCGACGTGTGCCTGATCGACACCGCCCCTTCCCTTGGCGTTGCCATGACGGCGGCCGTGCTGGCCGCCGACTACATGCTTTCGCCGGTCGAAATGGAGGCGTACAGCTTGCAAGGCATGAAGAA
Proteins encoded in this region:
- a CDS encoding transcriptional regulator; its protein translation is MYNYIFFTNVLRLLDERHMTKKELSDRSGVSISFLSDLTTGKANPSLKVMQDIAKALDAPLPLLLESTDLDKDTLDALAGGKAPQSLPAGFERVAAVLPSHQAFIVKKWGEAARKKLRG
- a CDS encoding single-stranded DNA-binding protein, with the protein product MSHNQFQFIGNLTRDTDVRHSENSARAVFDLAVNRVWRDRAGEKKEQTDFFRIKSFAGLAENAGKYLGKGSKVFVQGRIEPTKFEKDGQTEYGFDFIADVIEYLDTKEPGGK
- the trfA gene encoding plasmid replication initiator TrfA, which translates into the protein MPDSFDEQGYRRKLIDGGLSEADATALARRYAAERNAQAGTAGGAFRPAGSLFELPDGPAAPEPPPPPPSAAVARSERMAAESAELARTMGLPPEPRTVVNTLAEKVSGVTAERRTQQMATKKTTEKPASATGELAEQVSQAKQAALLKHTKQQIKDMQLSLFDLAPWPDHMRAMPNDFGRSAIFTTRNKKVPRAALQREAIYHISKDVEITFTGIELRADSDELVFAQVLEYAKRTPLGEPVTFTFYEICQDLGWSINGRYYKQAEDCLSRLQASAMQFSSQRLGRLESVSLIRRFRILDRGKRTSRCQVEIDTEMVVLFAGDHYTKFVWEKYRKLSPTARRMFDYFATHKEPYPLKLETFRLMCGSDSTRVKKWREQVSEACDELRENGLVDSAWINDDLVHCKR
- a CDS encoding type II toxin-antitoxin system YafQ family toxin produces the protein MRQIERTGQFKRDYKREAKGQHRATLDADLVPVLVALADDQPLEPRHRDHALTGDWKDHRDCHVKPDLVLIYQKPDADTLRLVRLGSHSELGL
- a CDS encoding type II toxin-antitoxin system RelB/DinJ family antitoxin, giving the protein MAANQLVQTRIDGAIKEEAAAVLAAMGLTVSDAVRLLLTKVAQDKALPFEPLIPNATTIEAMKEARKGKLPRFATVNDLMADLHAAD
- a CDS encoding antirestriction protein; the protein is MNTQEQPVTASLVAEAQRLDFLPAYFGPRLMMRGEALVYAWLRRLCERYSGAYWHYYTLSDGGFYMAPDLADRLEIEVDGNGFRGELSADAAGIVATLFALGQLAAEAADTDAGDALIDRYHFLRGFAASHAEAAAIYRAID
- the korC gene encoding transcriptional repressor KorC, with translation MTNDANIRLECLKPAERWAQPTGEEVREVLRLAGFSGSKAAKALGLGAKGDRTIRRWIGEDTPIPYAAWAILCDLAGLGVIWKED
- the kleA gene encoding stable inheritance protein KleA is translated as MSDNKIMPWIDELEGAAATDFPARRDEIAAMMAEAAELVRKAEELRGKAYFAGCSLEGQAKGHWSMEAVEQAKRRAGW
- the kleE gene encoding KleE stable inheritance protein; amino-acid sequence: MSNIIKFPKEIEQPAAPAPVEPAAAPAAPNKAPGAGLLAGLVKFVWVATVLVWPILKWVLSIATFFQFVRMLYHWNTPGVYAGWSFLVYFAVLTAITYFVSIYKPKGL
- a CDS encoding DUF2761 domain-containing protein — encoded protein: MKKQTLPYPPGFVEPTTGRVAVLVREYAASDLNGDAPAYWYSAQSEEWGLDPWRLVEGVDPHVHGGSFDVCFASGGTRTVGPLMTFFVSADHAQQLAVSRAASQMGRYGMRVVEVQQGPDDLKRLAALYSDDAKKG
- a CDS encoding transcriptional regulator KorA → MKKRLTEAQFQAAIKGLEIGQQTIDIARGVLVDGRPQAEFVASLGLTKGAVSQAVSRVWAAAGEVLPQGFARVTAVLPEHQAFIVKRWEADAKGKRKQEPNS
- a CDS encoding ParA family protein, translating into MKTLVTAIQKGGQGKTFATCHLAFDFQERGLRVAVIDLDTQGNASWTLAGHDSGYPASRMFTAGGDELRAWFAGREDDGLALIAADASLANLDKMDLAQAAGALRASIAALGEFFDVCLIDTAPSLGVAMTAAVLAADYMLSPVEMEAYSLQGMKKMVAVIGNLRKQNPKLRFLGMVPNKVDARKPRHVSNLATLQQAYPQLILPFSVGARDSIAEALGEQMPVWKIKKTAARKATQEVRALADYVFTKMEIAQ